The segment cgaatttatcaacaattgtctTCCACCAGTTGAACAACTCGTCGTAGTGATCTTTCTCCTCTTTCAAATCCCACATTAATTGGTCATAAGCCTTCAACTCGCTTTGACATTGTTTCGTAAGCTTGGTGATATCTTCCAAATCGAGTTCCATTGCATTCTTCCACTTGGTGATCccattcaattcatccaataaTGCAATAACTCTCTCTATTGGGGCAatcaagtattgaaaaatctttttACGACATTCTTTGAACACTGTTTCACACAACTTGGTCATCTTCTTAAAGCCACGTTCtccaaattgattgaccCAGAAGTCTTTAGTTCCATCAGGTATATTGCTTGTAAGTAACATGTCGCTCAAATCTTGTAACAAGCCGCCACTTACCTCtgctttcaaatttgacaaatacCTATTGATGGCAACGTAAAAAGTTTTGAGCTCCTTTTCAATCTCGTTTAAGGTTGTTTTAGATCTCTCAAGGTACTCAATAACCTGACATAGAAGGACCATCAGATCGGCATATGCTTGCCTCGATTCCGTAGGGATCTTGATACTTAACATTCGATTGTTTTCGTCAATGTACTCCTGTTCAAATAAAGCAGACAGCACTTGCAGTCtaatttgatattttgtaACAATGTTGACATTCAAAACCTTGTTAAAAGTGAAAGTGATGGAATTTTCGTCGTTCGTCACCAAATAATCCAAATCGTACGAAATATCATTGTATATGATTGGCAAACTCTTGAGtactttgtttttcaatctgTAGATGGTGCTTGACCAATGGATGTATTTAATATCACTGAAATTATGATCCAACTTTTTAACTAACTTACCATCACTTGAATCGTATATCTTGACTAATTTATCAGCTCCTGACAAACAAAAGTTCTTTTCATGACAAGTTACACCCTTGATCTCTGCaccattatcaacaaagtaTATCTCTTCCCCGCGGATACGAAAGCAATGAATTGTGCTTTTATCTCTAGTCATGAGTAACAAGTTCATTTTAGGACACCAGGCTAGTTTTGATAAAGGATCAGCTTTTAATGAAAACTCCCCAATATGGACAACAGAAACTTCTCCACCTTCATCAGCCAAACGCCCACCTGGATCGCATTTAATGTACTCATGGCCTGTATTAAAGATCGGAATGCTTTTCAGAGGCATTGTAAGTTGCAATGCCGGAAGTTGTAAGAAAAGTAGAGGAAGTGAAGATAATCAGGTCCTCTTTTGACGCGTCTTTTTGATCTGattttgctttgttttgtttactttTTATCGTGTCGTTTATTGAACTGCCGTCATAGTCTGACCTACCTGTGTACTGCTATGAGGAGCAAGATGACGAGCTGTACTATATGGTGTCCCGTTCAGTTCCAATGGAGCTTGAAGATGACGTGTTAATagtgtgtgtgtgtgcTGCTCAAGAGTGAATAAATGTTTGGTTGTAAAGTATATACCTCCTGACTACTTTTGTCTTTTAGAAAACATGTAACTGTTGGGCGAGTTCACTCATTCATGATTTTTCTCCTCTAAGGACTGCTTTATCAGGATCTACCTGGTTGTTTAAGAACACGAAATAGAGTAGACCGTCGTTGTCCCGCTGTAGAAACTACAACTAGCAACtgatttatcaaagaaGCGAAAATGTGATGACAAAGCATTCATCAACACTTGCATATTTCAGTTACCGTATGTGTATCAACTATAGGCCATTTGAAAGGTTCTAAAACGGTTAGCAGGCCTGTGAGGTGTCCCAAtaacttgaatttgacattgttcTCTTGTATCGGAGTTTTGGTAATCCGGTTTTTATTATGCAGGATGATAACTGCCTATTGTTTATCGGAACGCCCTAGAAATGTTCCGCAGCTTAATCCAAATTCTTGATTGcaataaagaaatttatTCTTGACTACGCCATGTGGACTCGTCCCGATACTAAAGCTAGCTCTTTTAACTCTGCTCCATTTCGTTCTCATTATATCTctcaaatttgatgatggtaTTGACAATCCCGGTGTAActaaaaaacaaaaattatcaCATTCACTTTTTAACACATTGCACAAACAATAAGCAAATATAGAACCCAGGGCACACACATCCATAGAACAACAGGCCCTTAGATAAACCAAGCTAGTATTTTCAATATGGTTGTTGACACACCAGCTTCATTACCTACCACATCCGAACTTCGAAATACACCTATAGCTATGACACAAGACCAACTCGATAATATGGAGCATAAGATACTATACCGACAGACAATATCATTAAGACTAGGCGACACGGAGCGATTTAAAATACATTTCACTCCGCACGCAGAGGGCGATGATATAGTAATACCGCCAACTTTATGGGTAAAAGTCAAAAACCTTGAGCCAGTGTCGAAAAGAGCAATATATTTAGGTACGTACTGAACATTGCTTAGAAAGCAACTTCTAATAATTACATTTTCGAAGGGATTTCACTAACTCCTTTTTAGCTGGTCCATATATCTTGTATGTTGATTGTCGTCAGCTGGATTATGACCCCAACGTCAAGTATTTTGTTACTGCAGACCAGCCTGTATTTGAGCCACAACTATTACCTGGCCAATCATTTTACGTACAATTGTCATGCCACACTTTAAAGAAGGATTATTCTTGGATAGTTGATGTCGTATCCCAAATAATATTCAATACAAAGAttatgattgattttgaaattatgGTTGGAACGTCAAAGAAGGTGCTTCATGAAGCGTCTAATCCAGATAGGAATATTCTCAATGCCGATAAAGTGGGTACGTTTCACCCTTTATTGAATGTTGCTGAATGGGATACCAAAGATTTGTGGAATCTACCTGTGCTCCAACCTGGGAAACCAAAACATTTAGTTATATTGACTCATGGACTACATTCAAATGCAAGTGCCGACATGttgtatttgaaagaaCAAATCGATAGAATGAAGGAAAAGACTCAATCCACTTGTGGAGAAGAAACCGTGGTCAAAgcattttttgataatgcaGGAAAGACTGAACGAGGAATCAAGTATTTGGGGAGTAGAGTGGCAGAGTACATCGTTGAGCTTGTTACTGAGAATGAAATGCTAAACAATGGGCAAGTCACCAAGATATCATTCATTGGCCATTCATTGGGTGGATGTGTTCAAACGTTTGTTATTGCTTACCTTCGACTGAACTTTCCGTGgttttttgaaacaatcaaGCCGATTAATTTTATTGCAATAGCGTCACCGTTATTGGGAGTAGCTAATGAAAACCCTCTTTACGTCAAAGTTGCATTGTCAGCTGGAGTCGTGGGAAAGACGGGACAAGAACTAGGGTTGAAGTATTTAGAAAACGACTCGAAGCcattattgttattgttacCTTCAGGATTGGCGCATAGGACATTAAAACAGTTCAAGAGAAGGACCGTGTATGCAAATGCGTTGAATGATGGGATTGTTCCATTGAGAACTTCATCTCTATTGTATCTTGATTACAAAGGGCTAGTTCCGTTGATCAATTCGAATGATATTTCCTTGAATGACGCGAAAGAGGCTATCGATGGTGTACAAGCGGGGAAAAATACTGATAAAGCTTCTGGAAAAGCTCCCAAATCTGTGCAAGATAATAATCCATTCCTGCCAATGCAAACACTTATGTCATATTTTATGCCACAGAAACAGAAAGGTCATGGCGAGCAATACAGAAATTTCCAAACCTCGACAGCGGATGGAGAAGAAAATGCAGATGAAGGTGGGGACGAGAAACGCGAGGCTCATGGCATTCCCAATCTGACATTTTTGGATAGTGCTGCAGCATTGTTCTTGCCTCCACTCCCATCTATGAAATACATAACTGATCCCACAACTCGAGAAAATGTCATCATCCACGACAAAGTGTACTATGAGAAGGATTTGCCTAAGATGTTAAAGAATGGTGGGCAATTTGTCTCAGGTGGGAATGGCTCGACTAATGGTAGCTCATCAATGACAAAGAGATTCCTTAACAAGCTAGATTACAATTATGAGGAACTCGAAGAGCAGATTGCACGTGAGTATCATAAAAACATGAGTTGGCGCAAAGTAGTTGTCAAGCTCAAACCAGACGCACATAATAACATCATTGTGCGAAGAAGATTCGCCAATGCTTATGGATGGCCCGTAGTTAAGCATATTGTGGAAAATCATTTCAATCAGGATAAGGTTTACAATAAGACAGTAGCATCGGTGATGGAGCACTCTTCCACAGGAGAGTTTGCTAGTCATGACTCCCTAGatgatgaacaagattTGACTAATTTGATTAATAGAGATTTAATgacacaacaaaatcatgaaattgatgaaactaCAACCGCAGAGGAAGAGAATACTGCAAACGCTGCTTGGATTAATTCTAAAGATAATGCAGAAAGTATTTTTGCTTTGGGAGTTGCCGGCTTGTTGGGAGAAGTCACAcattttgttggtgattttaGCGATTCCATATTTAGTGGAAAACGACCTTCGATTCCATTAATTGGACAAATTCCGTTACCAGCAGCATTAGTTTCGCCATCTAATGAGGTCCCGGTGAGTAATAACAGGGGCAACGAGCATGGTCACAGCGCTGATAATGCTGAGGATGAAATTGACGAGTCTGGCGATTTGAGTCTTTCGAAGCCAGGTGTGATGAATAACTTTTTATAGTCCTCTTGTAAATAGATTGCATCAGTAAAGAAAAGCTACTCCATCTCTTCATCGTTCTGTAAATTTTCCTCTTCACCCACCACTTCACTTTCCACTTCGCCTTCCGCTTCTTCCTCGCCATCCTCGCCATCCTCTTGATCACCCTCTTCTAATGGAAATAGTTCATTAATCTTCCCCACAATCTCTTCACATATCTCAACACTAAATCTCTCTTCACAATCTTCAACtaacaaatacaaaacaacTAAGGATCTAGGCAAAGCATTTAcaatttgtaatttctcaactttcatcaattcaaattgattcaaaaacaacatGAGTTGTTTGAAACTACCAACATCAACTTGTGTTATTTCTGCATTATTTTCCATGAACTGAAGTACATCTCGCGTAGCTACTTCTAAATCTAGACCGCAGGCTGTAAATCggttcttttgtttctgatGGTGTTTTTTATGGTAGttgtcttgttgttgatcttgttgGAGTGCAAGTTCTTCTTCGGGAGAAAATGTCCAGTTGTACTTTTGCTTGATATGTTTGAGGTGATCATAtacttcaaaattggatagGAAAGAGTCTCGTTCTTTTATTATTTGCATTTTCGATTTTGAGTCTAGTAGGGGTGATGTTGATGTGGCTTCGGATCTAGTTGTATAGCTTGGTGATGTTTTTGACGAAAATTTCTGCGATGAATCGgattacacaaacaatttcaaaattattcCTTACAATTTCTTAAGGGGTTTTGAAGCAATTTGACCtgaaaaatgaatttgCTCACCAAGGTAACACAAGTATGCTTCATTTCTTAATTCTAACTAGAAATACTCAGCAATATATAAATTACCTTCTAGCAATGCTCTAAGCCAAATTCATAGCAAACATGAAGCAGATTCTTAATTAAACTCGGCTAACCCCTACGGGTTCTCCTGTTGCTGTTCTATTACTCTGCATAGATGCCCGTGCTGGACCCTGTGCTGAGCCCCTGACATGGTGGTCATGCACTACATGGCCAGTTGGTGCTGGCTCTTCGGGAACAGCCTTTGTCTCTTCCTCGGCTAAGATATTTTCATCAGCAGAAGCAATCTCACCTTCTCTATGCCCAACGCCGTCCTCGGCGTCTACATGgtattttctttctctttctgAAGAGCGGCTGAAAAGCAAAATTCCACAGCATTGACGAACAAGACCAAGATCAAGGGCAAATATGGAACCCCAGTAAAATGGACTTGGTCTGAACGTGTGTCCTAAACCATAATTAACAACCTCATTCACATAGCTATAACTAAGGAACAAAGCACCCTCAACACCATACAAAAGccaattgaacaatgtAAATGGAAGCAATGCTTGATATGCACGGCAAGTAGCTCTTGAACTGTTCTCCCACGAACTGGTACTACAGTCTGTTGGAAATTTAGCAGCAATTGCAGCCCAAGATGCAAGGTAAAGTATCCATACTGCTCCTTGCGCACCCAAGATGATAAACGAAGGTGTTGTATTATTCAATGCAACGGGAACAAAAAGACCCACGTAGCCCAAGTAAAGGACATCAATGGCAGCCACGGTTGTAGTAAATGAAACTCTTGGGATGTTATGACCAACTTTGGCCAAAACACTGCCACTGAGTCCCAAAATAGCAACAGTTGTGATGAATTCAACCGTACGTAAAAATATACTGGTATTTCTTCTTGGTTTTGCCATGTCGAATGTGGACAATTAACTGGTTCTACAAGGTATACTTTTTAAAAGTCAACTCAATGGAAGTTTGAATGGACAAAAACTCGCAGTGCAGGTGATTGGTGAGTCTCCTTACCAACAGTTAGAACTatggagaagaagaaaagtgGCAgtcaagttgaatttggtgGTAAAATATTTATGGGGGAATTTGGTGGTAaaattggttgtaaaaattCATAATACTAAAGATAGCAACGAGATGTAAGACACCCAACAATTCGAGAAAGTAAACTTTTCATGAGTTTCCTGACCCAAAATGAAGCCTAATGAGATAAATTCGAATTCTTTTATAATTGACAACATTGGGAATATCCTAACGGGGTAAAGTGAATAGTTCCTCTGAGTATCTTCCATGTATAGCTATTTCAGACAATTCTACTATATACGGTGAAGAAATATATTTAGATTAATCGAGTTCGAGTAGTGCATTTTGTACTACTATTGCTTAGCATACCTGATGCGAATCCTTATTATTTAGGAACTCTCAAAGctatcaaattgaatactTCTAGAGAGTAAGATTttgatcttcttcaaattcaaatatcATACAAAAATCCCTACTTCAATCATACACTTTCATACAATCGCAGTAGTCCTTTTAAACGCTTCAAAATGTCAAACAATACTTAACATCTACTTGCTGCTACTGACTCGAAAGAGAGAGAAATCGTGTACATTAATTCTCATCAGTTTCACTTAGTACTGttcttttctcaaatgCCCACCCACGCCCTACAACTCTAATAGAACTGGAATCGTATGGTATGTCTTGCAACAATGGAGGTACTGATCTAACGAGAATCGGAGGTGGAAAGTTGAGTAAATCCttggtgttgattttcATGATCGTCAGCTTTGTTGTGAGTATGGAGACGTCAAATTCACACAATAAAAAGGCGTGTGTTAGAACAAGTCCCAAAAAGTTGGTAGAGCCATTGAGACTGGAGACCATAGAAGATGAGGGGGTCTAGTTAACTTTTAAATTTACGGATGGTGCCTTAGACTATATCGAATGGTTATACTTGAATGGCACATCATTGAAGGGAATCAGAATATTCTGGAAGGGTACCAACACTGCTCTAGGAGATTTTGATGTTGCACTTTATGATAACTCAAGTATAAATAAAGGGTGGGCTTGTTTAAACGCGCCCATTTGGAACACATTTCACGCAATGGCGAGTTGTCGTAGGTAGTACTTGGTATACATCTTGGAAACGGATTGAATGTGGTTTCAATGATTAGGATTATGACGCCAAAAAAATGCTATTTTGGTTGAGCTCGAAAACTGCAAATCTGAGCTCTGGTTTTGATTTCCATTTCGCCGTATCCTTTGAAACTTCTATTGGTGATAAACTAGCTGAATCAGTCAAGGAACGTGGACGTCAGCAATGCATAAATTTAGTGCTGTGatcaacaaatgcaaaaatgTGTCAGAGATCAATATGGCAAGAATTGATGCAAATGTGGTGCGTGGTCTGCAAACATACATGGTGATATTCCAATAAATACAAGTTTGTCAACTTTGGTTTTAGTTTTGGAGCTTATGCCGAATGCTGGCGAATAGGGTTCATAGAAATATTAAACATTAGTAGATATATGGCCTCTTCCATTTGTTCTTTAGAAACACAAATTATGAGATGTACCAATCGCAGAAAGGAGCATATTTATCGACCTCTGTGTAACCCCATCTGTAGTAATTTCAACCCTTCGACAACTATTTTCTTGCTCCCATTAGATGGAATGAATATATATTTGGTAGAAATGTGTGATCGTAGGTGCCCTACAAATGGAATAAACAAATTCTTAGTTTTGTCACGATATTCCACATACTTTCACGCGTCAGTCGTTCCGCTGTAAAGAGGCCATTATCAGTTAGAACTACAAAACAGTATCAATTAGTTATCATGAGCTTGAAATATATTACCAAGGCCAACAACGAGCTATTCAAACCCATTATACGAGAATTATCAGATCAAACAAGCAAGAAATTTGACAACAATAGCAAAACTTTCcagcaattgaatcaatggaaagatgatgaattgcTTGAGATTATAGCAGGCCGATATTTAAGTTCTAACAAAGATACAACTTACATAACCAAAAGCGAACTCATCAACTTAATGGATTGGAAATTAAGCATTGGCACATTTCGACCCTCGTTGCCAAAActcatcaaatcaaataatgaagAGTCAGTAATAGAAGTGACGAAAGCTGGGTTcaagatattgttgaattatttCAAGGATTTGTCGTCTGGTTTCTGGATAAGTGCTGCTGATGAGAAACTTGACGAGTATAAGAAACATATACGACAAGCAATGAAGGAATTGTGTAAATTAAAAGGAGTTGGACCAGCAACTAGTAGTTTATTAATGAATTGTCTTTACGAGATTCAACCGAAGTTCACCCCACCATTTTTCAGTGATGAAAGTTTTATGTACTATGTACTTGACCCTACTAAACCAGGTGAAAAGATTAAATATAGCGTGAAGGAATACGTGGAGGAGCTATTACCTGTGTATTTCAAGCTATTGAGGAGTTATCCAGAAGGTGCGTTTACTGAATTGGAACGGGGTGGTTGGGCTATAAAGTATTACAGCTTATTCAATGAtgacaaattgattaatgtCAAGTCACCTTTTGACGAGAATGAAGAATGGAAAACGTTTAAAGATGACGAGGTGGAATCTCTGGAGCCAccgaagaagaaaaagaggtCTACGtgaatgaatcaaaatctAGTTTTCTTGCTATCATATCTCATTTCTGGTTCTGATACACAGTCAATCACATTGTCCCATATAATCAGCCTCTAAATTTAAGAGTTTGAACTTGTCATCATGATCatgttgaatcaatgaagTGATATTATTCTCCACTCGATTGAAAATCCTTTCAAGATTCGAAGTCTTTTTGAACCCagcatttttcaaaaccacggaattgattgaagacAAAGTTTTATTGAAATGCAATGCATGGttctcaatcaatttctttgcttttggtaatttatcaagatCCTCCTTCAGACGAACTAGTAGTAAGGGTGAAAGTTCATTAACTTTATCTTGCTCGGGGCCTACTTTGTACTCCTCTAATAATGAATTTCGTTTGCCaataattttgttcaacatcTCTTGTTCACTCTCTTTGAACTCAAACTCGAAATTATCGTGCAATTTCAACCTTCTGTCTAAATACTCCTTTAAACCAATCAAGTAGTCAAgccatttgatttgaaag is part of the Candida orthopsilosis Co 90-125, chromosome 2 draft sequence genome and harbors:
- a CDS encoding Rpc17 protein (S. cerevisiae homolog RPC17 has DNA-directed RNA polymerase activity and has role in tRNA transcription RNA polymerase III promoter, transcription initiation from RNA polymerase III promoter); the protein is MQIIKERDSFLSNFEVYDHLKHIKQKYNWTFSPEEELALQQDQQQDNYHKKHHQKQKNRFTACGLDLEVATRDVLQFMENNAEITQVDVGSFKQLMLFLNQFELMKVEKLQIVNALPRSLVVLYLLVEDCEERFSVEICEEIVGKINELFPLEEGDQEDGEDGEEEAEGEVESEVVGEEENLQNDEEME
- a CDS encoding Rog1 protein (S. cerevisiae homolog ROG1 has role cellular lipid metabolic process): MEHKILYRQTISLRLGDTERFKIHFTPHAEGDDIVIPPTLWVKVKNLEPVSKRAIYLAGPYILYVDCRQSDYDPNVKYFVTADQPVFEPQLLPGQSFYVQLSCHTLKKDYSWIVDVVSQIIFNTKIMIDFEIMVGTSKKVLHEASNPDRNILNADKVGTFHPLLNVAEWDTKDLWNLPVLQPGKPKHLVILTHGLHSNASADMLYLKEQIDRMKEKTQSTCGEETVVKAFFDNAGKTERGIKYLGSRVAEYIVELVTENEMLNNGQVTKISFIGHSLGGCVQTFVIAYLRSNFPWFFETIKPINFIAIASPLLGVANENPLYVKVALSAGVVGKTGQELGLKYLENDSKPLLLLLPSGLAHRTLKQFKRRTVYANALNDGIVPLRTSSLLYLDYKGLVPLINSNDISLNDAKEAIDGVQAGKNTDKASGKAPKSVQDNNPFSPMQTLMSYFMPQKQKGHGEQYRNFQTSTADGEENADEGGDEKREAHGIPNSTFLDSAAALFLPPLPSMKYITDPTTRENVIIHDKVYYEKDLPKMLKNGGQFVSGGNGSTNGSSSMTKRFLNKLDYNYEELEEQIAREYHKNMSWRKVVVKLKPDAHNNIIVRRRFANAYGWPVVKHIVENHFNQDKVYNKTVASVMEHSSTGEFASHDSLDDEQDLTNLINRDLMTQQNHEIDETTTAEEENTANAAWINSKDNAESIFALGVAGLLGEVTHFVGDFSDSIFSGKRPSIPLIGQIPLPAALVSPSNEVPVSNNRGNEHGHSADNAEDEIDESGDLSLSKPGVMNNFL